In Mycoplasma mobile 163K, the genomic stretch ATTGAAGTAATTGAACACTACAAAAAAACTTTGCATACTCGTTCTAAAAAAGCTTTTAATAATTTTAAAGCTTCTAAATCTCTTGAGACTTTCTTAGCAACTAAAAGTATTGACATTAAAGTAGAGCTTCCTAAAAATAAAGCTACTCGCGAAACTGGTGGATTAGTGATTGATTTTCTAAATAAAAATGATATTAGATGAATCGGAGGAAGTGCTGATGTTGGCTCTTCAACTAAAGGCCTTGGAGGAGATGGAGATTTTTCTATTTCAAATAAAAAAGGAAGAAATATTAGATATGGTGTAAGAGAATTTGCTATGGCTTCGATTGCTAATGGAATTGCTTTACATTCTAACTTTAAAACTTTTGTAACCACATATTTTTCTTTTAGTGATTATTTAAAACCTGCAGCACGTCTAAGTGCATTAATGAATTTACCTGTTATTTACATTTTTACTCATGATAGTATTCAAGTAGGTGAAGACGGACCAACACATCAACCAATTGAACAATTAGCAATGTGAAGATCTATTCCAAACTTTAAAGTGTACAGGCCAGCTGATGAAAAAGAAGTTTTAGGAGCATTTAAATTAGCTCTTGAATCAAAATCTAATCCTTCTGTATTAGTTTTATCAAGACAAGCAATTACTTCTTTAGAAGAAACAAATGCAAATAAAGTATCTCAAGGAGCTTATCATGTTTTAAAATCTTCAAGTGAATGAACTTTAGTTTCTACAGGAGCAGATTTAGCTAATGCTTATAAAATTGCAAAAGAACTTAAATTAAATTTAGTTTCTCTTCCTTCTTTTGATTTTAAAAATATTTCTTGAGATATAAATAAAGCCATTTCAATCGAAACAGCAACAACATTTGGTTGAACTAAATTTGCAAAATATAACTTTGGAATCGATACTTTTGGAGCTTCTGGAAAACCTGATGATGTAATGAAAAAATTTGAAATGGATTTAAATTCATTACTTCCAAAAATTAAAAAATTAATTAA encodes the following:
- a CDS encoding transketolase, giving the protein MNTNKLDTLAINTLKVNGIAQILKANSGHPGIVLGAAKIMHNLFSNHINFNVENPNWINRDRFILSSGHGSALLYAQLRAIGLLDVKELHNFRQVDSKTPGHPEYLHTLGVEATTGPLGQGVAIAVGIALAEANLNARFNEISHFTYVLLGDGDLQEGVANEAMQFAGTNQLNKLILIHDSNRIQLDTPVENVSKVDIKKMVESFGFQHISATNENFNEAVEIAKKNSKPSFIEVRTIIGEDSIEAGTTKVHGTPLTKEDFSNLKKKLNWEYSDDFHLPIEVIEHYKKTLHTRSKKAFNNFKASKSLETFLATKSIDIKVELPKNKATRETGGLVIDFLNKNDIRWIGGSADVGSSTKGLGGDGDFSISNKKGRNIRYGVREFAMASIANGIALHSNFKTFVTTYFSFSDYLKPAARLSALMNLPVIYIFTHDSIQVGEDGPTHQPIEQLAMWRSIPNFKVYRPADEKEVLGAFKLALESKSNPSVLVLSRQAITSLEETNANKVSQGAYHVLKSSSEWTLVSTGADLANAYKIAKELKLNLVSLPSFDFKNISWDINKAISIETATTFGWTKFAKYNFGIDTFGASGKPDDVMKKFEMDLNSLLPKIKKLIK